From one Streptomyces sp. N50 genomic stretch:
- a CDS encoding M48 family metallopeptidase, which translates to MGKPGRGVLSVSVRAALALGVIVGQYLLALAVLAVLAVVDVFLIRSGQLFTFNVLEGLVGSVAIAWVVVRSVFLVRRAERANQPAALPLTSAEQPGLWRRVREIAEQVGTRPPTELLLTADATALVQHGGRLWGLVPGERRLYIGAPLLIGLSAGELDAVLAHEMGHYANSDVRLEALVWAARDRLLRTVLALSGNSAKGTKDGKDGKEGKGGKGAADGPDHYLAKVFIPYARFSLRATQAVSRRQEFAADLVAAHVAGRDNAIAALRQLPTLEGAHDVYLAHYALMGRTEGFLPPAGQVHGGLLHFLADGLRQEEMSELVRNPPAEPSSPYDSHPPVLERIAAMEALPDDMRQADVARGGALALLREPHGVLVELEAAWPGTAKPEPRRVAWQELALCVRRAKHTRLAGPLRAAVGQAAAARGWAVGARSELDVLLDMIDRGLWFEAADLLPKSEVAARSGGRARREFARTAFRSALYHLSVSALAEAGHVTWEVCWAGPAVREVAPDGFGQALKVALDAATADPPDTAPLRGLLTGVRLR; encoded by the coding sequence ATGGGAAAGCCCGGTCGAGGCGTTCTCTCCGTCTCTGTGCGGGCCGCACTCGCCCTCGGAGTGATCGTCGGCCAGTACCTGCTGGCCTTGGCTGTTCTTGCCGTGCTGGCTGTCGTCGATGTTTTTCTCATCCGCAGTGGGCAGCTCTTCACGTTCAATGTCCTTGAGGGACTGGTCGGTTCCGTGGCGATCGCCTGGGTGGTCGTGCGGAGTGTGTTTCTCGTGCGCAGAGCCGAGCGCGCGAACCAGCCCGCGGCGCTTCCTCTGACCTCGGCGGAACAGCCCGGACTCTGGCGTCGGGTACGTGAGATCGCCGAGCAGGTGGGGACCCGGCCGCCGACGGAGTTGCTCCTGACCGCGGACGCCACGGCCCTCGTTCAGCACGGTGGCCGGCTGTGGGGACTCGTCCCGGGGGAGCGACGCCTCTACATCGGCGCTCCGCTGCTGATCGGGTTGTCCGCAGGAGAGTTGGACGCCGTACTCGCTCATGAAATGGGGCATTACGCGAACAGCGACGTCCGACTGGAGGCGTTGGTCTGGGCGGCGCGTGACCGTCTGCTGCGCACCGTGCTGGCGCTGAGCGGGAACAGCGCGAAAGGCACGAAGGACGGAAAGGACGGAAAGGAGGGAAAGGGCGGAAAGGGAGCGGCCGACGGCCCGGATCACTATCTGGCCAAGGTCTTCATCCCCTACGCCCGGTTCTCCCTCCGCGCGACCCAGGCGGTGAGCCGCCGACAGGAGTTCGCCGCCGATCTGGTGGCCGCCCATGTCGCCGGCCGGGACAACGCGATCGCGGCGCTGCGCCAACTCCCGACTCTGGAGGGCGCTCACGACGTCTATCTGGCGCACTACGCGCTGATGGGGCGCACGGAGGGTTTCTTGCCGCCCGCCGGGCAAGTGCACGGTGGGTTGCTCCACTTCCTCGCCGACGGCCTACGCCAGGAAGAGATGTCCGAGTTGGTGCGTAACCCGCCTGCGGAGCCCTCGTCGCCGTACGACTCCCATCCGCCTGTCCTTGAGCGGATCGCCGCCATGGAGGCGCTGCCCGACGACATGCGGCAGGCCGATGTCGCGCGCGGCGGGGCGCTGGCCCTGCTGCGTGAACCGCACGGCGTCCTCGTGGAGTTGGAAGCCGCGTGGCCCGGTACCGCGAAGCCCGAGCCGCGACGTGTCGCCTGGCAGGAACTGGCACTGTGTGTCCGGCGCGCGAAGCACACGCGTCTTGCCGGGCCCTTGCGGGCGGCAGTGGGTCAGGCCGCCGCCGCGCGAGGCTGGGCCGTTGGCGCGCGCTCCGAGTTGGACGTGCTCCTGGACATGATCGATCGCGGACTGTGGTTCGAAGCCGCCGATCTGCTGCCCAAGTCGGAGGTGGCCGCGCGGAGCGGCGGCCGAGCGCGCCGGGAGTTCGCGCGTACGGCCTTCCGGTCCGCCCTGTACCACCTGTCCGTGTCCGCGCTCGCGGAGGCCGGGCACGTCACCTGGGAAGTGTGCTGGGCCGGCCCCGCCGTACGCGAGGTGGCGCCCGACGGTTTCGGCCAGGCGCTCAAGGTCGCCCTGGACGCCGCGACAGCGGATCCGCCCGATACCGCCCCGCTGCGTGGCCTGCTCACCGGTGTCCGACTCCGATGA
- a CDS encoding ATP-binding protein: MPGTEREIEPIAPAPWEYALSIPNDPRAVTVSRRTLRLILTVHGLIGLVDTAELIATELVSNAVRHTDGPADLRVQWAGGVLRIGAWDADPEPPPPSRPLDQLAESEDGRGLALVRACSDQWGWQPLARHGRRGKYVWCELLAVSGESGAPGASAA, from the coding sequence ATGCCCGGAACCGAGCGCGAGATCGAACCCATCGCCCCCGCCCCCTGGGAGTACGCCCTCTCCATCCCCAACGACCCCCGAGCCGTCACCGTGAGCCGCCGCACCCTCCGCCTGATCCTCACCGTCCATGGACTCATCGGCCTGGTCGACACCGCCGAACTCATCGCGACCGAGCTGGTCTCCAACGCCGTACGGCATACCGACGGCCCCGCCGATCTGCGCGTCCAGTGGGCGGGCGGTGTGCTGCGGATCGGGGCGTGGGATGCCGATCCCGAACCCCCGCCCCCGTCAAGGCCGTTGGACCAGCTCGCGGAGTCCGAGGACGGGCGGGGGCTCGCGCTGGTCCGGGCCTGTTCCGATCAGTGGGGCTGGCAGCCGCTCGCCAGGCATGGCAGGCGTGGCAAGTACGTCTGGTGCGAACTGCTCGCCGTGTCCGGCGAGTCCGGCGCACCCGGTGCCTCCGCCGCGTAG
- a CDS encoding helix-turn-helix transcriptional regulator has protein sequence MATKREPTARQMRLAVELRRLREAADLSAREAAALLGVNSVQISQIESGTSGVSEKRLRQLAAHYACTDEEFIDALVEMATDRTRGWWEEYRGLLPTSFLDLSELEHHARFQHHVTILYVPGLLQTEDYARAVFSSRLPELTSDELELRVQHRLARQKGTIPYEAVIHEAALRIRVSNRATSRAQLTRLLQSSEADHITLRVIPFDVDDFAKASSTMTYLGGAVPKLDTVLRDAPHGSLLVDSEAQLSTYRTRFRMVEASSLEPAQSREFIHKLAKEL, from the coding sequence ATGGCGACCAAGCGCGAACCGACCGCACGTCAGATGCGGCTGGCAGTCGAACTGCGCAGACTCCGCGAGGCGGCAGACCTGAGCGCCCGCGAGGCGGCGGCGCTGCTGGGCGTGAACTCCGTCCAGATCAGCCAGATCGAGTCCGGCACGTCGGGTGTGAGTGAGAAGCGTCTGCGCCAGCTGGCCGCGCACTACGCCTGCACGGACGAGGAGTTCATCGACGCGCTGGTCGAGATGGCCACCGATCGGACGCGGGGATGGTGGGAGGAGTACCGGGGCCTACTGCCCACGTCGTTCCTGGACCTGTCGGAGCTGGAGCATCACGCCCGGTTTCAACACCACGTGACGATCCTGTACGTGCCCGGCCTCCTGCAGACAGAGGACTACGCCCGCGCCGTCTTCTCATCCCGACTTCCCGAACTCACCAGTGATGAGCTTGAGTTGCGCGTCCAGCACCGTCTGGCCCGCCAGAAGGGCACCATCCCGTACGAAGCGGTGATCCACGAGGCGGCACTTCGGATCAGAGTCAGCAACCGGGCCACGTCGAGGGCTCAACTCACCCGACTTCTACAGTCTTCCGAAGCGGACCACATCACCTTGCGCGTGATCCCCTTCGACGTGGACGACTTCGCCAAAGCCTCCAGCACGATGACGTACCTGGGCGGCGCCGTGCCCAAGCTGGACACGGTGCTGCGTGATGCCCCGCACGGCTCGCTGCTCGTGGATTCCGAGGCTCAACTCAGCACCTACCGAACGAGGTTCCGTATGGTGGAGGCCTCATCACTCGAACCCGCACAGTCGCGCGAGTTCATCCACAAACTGGCGAAGGAACTGTAG
- a CDS encoding DUF397 domain-containing protein: MDNWRKSSYSGEGDGNECVEIASSPAYTHVSVRDSKAPAGATLTFPAGTFAAFVDVLKTTTGDR; the protein is encoded by the coding sequence ATGGACAACTGGCGGAAGTCGTCCTACTCGGGCGAGGGAGACGGCAACGAGTGCGTTGAGATCGCCAGCTCCCCCGCGTACACACACGTATCCGTACGCGACTCGAAGGCGCCGGCCGGGGCCACGCTCACGTTCCCTGCGGGAACCTTCGCCGCCTTCGTAGACGTACTCAAAACGACTACGGGCGACCGCTGA